One stretch of Paenibacillus sp. AN1007 DNA includes these proteins:
- a CDS encoding aldose 1-epimerase gives MTQQNTAFEEQFGGIPAVWLRFGPFEAAVLPSVGANLVAFRDTEKGYSYLREPDQDQMDEFMAAPAVYGIPVLSPPNRYEDGRFPWNGKVYQLPINEPATGNHLHGFLHDAAWTVEGYGTNDLESHVTLSQSIGEGHAFHKYLPFTFTVTLRYSLSSQGLQQQLIVNNTGAEFMPNLFAFHTAIKVPFAPDSQSSDYTAKVTIGQRRELNERSLPTGQFQPLSPEEEQLKQGGVSPFFAAMDNHYTAEPQNGRNYMELTDHRTGDKLVYDVGTSYKHWMIWNNNACNEFFCPEPQMNLVNAPNVEGISAEEMGLVGLQPGELFEQTSRLYPIAARK, from the coding sequence ATGACACAACAGAATACAGCGTTTGAGGAACAATTTGGTGGTATTCCTGCGGTATGGCTGCGCTTTGGTCCATTTGAAGCCGCTGTCCTTCCTAGTGTTGGTGCGAATCTGGTTGCTTTCCGGGATACGGAAAAAGGGTACAGCTATCTGAGAGAGCCCGATCAGGATCAGATGGATGAATTCATGGCGGCTCCAGCCGTGTATGGTATTCCTGTTCTATCCCCGCCTAACCGCTATGAAGACGGTCGTTTCCCGTGGAATGGTAAAGTGTATCAGCTGCCGATTAATGAGCCTGCGACAGGCAACCATCTGCACGGATTTTTACATGATGCAGCGTGGACAGTAGAGGGGTACGGCACCAATGATCTGGAAAGTCATGTTACACTCAGCCAAAGTATCGGCGAAGGACATGCTTTTCACAAATATTTGCCATTTACATTCACTGTAACACTTCGCTATTCTTTGAGCAGTCAAGGGCTGCAGCAGCAGCTAATCGTAAACAATACGGGTGCTGAATTTATGCCGAACCTGTTTGCTTTCCATACAGCGATCAAAGTACCTTTTGCACCGGACAGCCAATCTTCGGACTACACGGCCAAAGTAACTATCGGTCAGCGCCGTGAACTGAATGAGCGCTCTCTGCCGACCGGACAATTTCAACCGCTTTCACCAGAAGAAGAGCAGCTTAAACAAGGCGGGGTTAGTCCGTTTTTTGCAGCGATGGATAACCACTATACTGCTGAGCCGCAGAACGGCCGCAATTATATGGAACTGACGGATCACCGCACGGGTGACAAGCTGGTATACGATGTCGGTACGTCCTATAAACATTGGATGATCTGGAACAACAATGCCTGCAATGAATTTTTCTGTCCGGAACCACAGATGAATCTGGTTAATGCCCCGAATGTGGAAGGCATTTCAGCGGAAGAGATGGGACTTGTCGGTCTGCAGCCAGGTGAACTGTTTGAACAAACGAGTCGTTTGTATCCGATTGCTGCTCGGAAATAA
- a CDS encoding MBL fold metallo-hydrolase codes for MAFDNLITSGMTSYEEAAPDILSLRTLFVNVVFIGEPGSRNWVLVDTGMSKFTNCIVDMAAERFPGPPSAIILTHGHFDHVGTVIELEQFWGVPVYAHPLEIPYLTGLKNYPPADPSVGGGLMARLSFTYPNEAINLDDRVFSLPQDRSVPGLSGWNWLHTPGHTPGHISLFREADRLLIAGDAIVSVKQESLWSVLLQDKQLHGPPAYFTTNWQEAHRSVQQIRHLEPKMAVTGHGHVLSGEMLRESLQALDQHFEEEAVPKQGEYVD; via the coding sequence ATGGCATTTGACAATCTGATTACTTCAGGAATGACCAGTTATGAGGAAGCTGCTCCTGATATTTTGAGCTTGCGTACCCTTTTTGTGAATGTCGTGTTCATTGGAGAACCGGGAAGCAGGAATTGGGTCCTTGTGGACACGGGCATGTCGAAATTCACGAATTGCATTGTTGATATGGCAGCTGAACGTTTTCCAGGTCCGCCGTCTGCCATTATACTAACCCATGGTCATTTTGATCATGTGGGAACAGTGATCGAACTGGAGCAATTCTGGGGCGTGCCGGTGTACGCACATCCACTGGAGATTCCATATTTAACGGGTTTGAAAAATTATCCCCCTGCAGATCCTTCTGTGGGCGGAGGATTAATGGCGCGTCTGTCTTTCACATATCCTAACGAAGCGATTAACCTGGATGATCGAGTGTTCAGTCTTCCGCAGGATCGTTCCGTGCCTGGTTTATCCGGATGGAACTGGCTGCACACACCAGGTCATACACCGGGGCATATTTCCTTGTTCCGTGAAGCGGATCGTTTACTGATTGCCGGTGACGCGATTGTCTCGGTAAAACAGGAATCGCTCTGGAGTGTCCTGCTTCAGGACAAACAGCTGCATGGACCTCCGGCCTATTTTACAACGAATTGGCAGGAAGCCCATCGATCTGTCCAGCAGATCAGACACCTGGAGCCAAAGATGGCCGTAACGGGACATGGGCATGTGTTGAGCGGAGAGATGCTCCGTGAATCCCTTCAAGCGCTTGATCAGCATTTTGAAGAAGAAGCGGTACCTAAACAGGGCGAATATGTGGACTGA
- the fumC gene encoding class II fumarate hydratase — MEYRIERDTLGEMKVPADRLWGAQTQRSKENFPIGREHMPMEVVRALAILKKSAAASNHKLGKLSAAKADAIAYAADEIIAGRIDDHFPLVVWQTGSGTQSNMNVNEVIANLGNQLLEQKGKEERLHPNDDVNMSQSSNDTFPTALHVAGVLAVEDQLLPAIAVLKATFAAKVEAFKDIIKIGRTHLQDATPITLGQEISGWEAMLGKSERMIRESVEYMKELAIGGTAVGTGINAHPDFGDLTAKEIGKHTGKDFVSAPNKFHALTSHDEVVYAHGAVKALAADLMKIANDVRWLASGPRSGLGEIRIPENEPGSSIMPGKVNPTQSEAITMVVTQVMGNDAAIGFAASQGNFELNVFKPVIIYNFLQSVQLLADSIVAFNDKCAVGIEPNLDQIKHNLDNSLMLVTALNPHIGYENAAKIAKLAHKEGLSLKEAALQTGLLTEEQFDQYVDPAKMIAPKA, encoded by the coding sequence GTGGAATACCGCATTGAGAGAGATACGTTAGGCGAAATGAAAGTACCAGCCGACAGGCTGTGGGGCGCTCAGACGCAGCGCAGCAAGGAGAATTTCCCGATTGGACGCGAGCATATGCCGATGGAAGTCGTGCGCGCGCTTGCCATCTTGAAAAAAAGTGCTGCGGCAAGTAACCATAAATTAGGAAAATTATCAGCGGCGAAAGCAGATGCGATTGCTTATGCGGCAGACGAGATTATCGCAGGGCGCATTGATGACCACTTCCCATTGGTTGTGTGGCAGACAGGCAGCGGTACGCAATCCAATATGAACGTGAATGAGGTCATTGCTAACCTTGGTAATCAGCTGCTGGAGCAAAAGGGTAAGGAAGAACGACTGCATCCCAATGACGATGTAAATATGTCGCAGAGCTCCAACGATACATTCCCGACAGCGCTGCATGTTGCGGGCGTTCTGGCTGTAGAAGATCAGCTGCTGCCGGCGATTGCGGTGCTGAAAGCGACTTTTGCCGCAAAAGTGGAAGCGTTTAAAGACATCATCAAAATTGGACGTACTCATCTCCAGGATGCAACGCCGATTACGCTTGGCCAGGAGATCAGCGGTTGGGAAGCGATGCTGGGCAAGAGTGAGCGTATGATTCGCGAGAGCGTAGAATATATGAAAGAGCTTGCAATTGGCGGTACGGCTGTAGGAACGGGAATCAACGCACATCCCGACTTTGGTGATCTTACAGCCAAAGAGATCGGTAAACATACAGGCAAAGATTTCGTATCTGCGCCAAACAAATTCCATGCACTGACAAGCCATGATGAAGTGGTCTATGCTCACGGGGCAGTCAAAGCGCTTGCAGCAGATCTGATGAAAATTGCCAATGACGTACGCTGGCTCGCGAGCGGTCCGCGCAGCGGTCTTGGTGAGATCCGAATCCCCGAGAATGAGCCGGGCAGCTCCATTATGCCGGGTAAAGTAAATCCTACACAGAGCGAAGCCATCACGATGGTTGTGACACAGGTGATGGGTAATGATGCTGCGATTGGATTCGCGGCCAGCCAAGGTAATTTTGAACTGAACGTATTCAAGCCGGTTATTATTTATAATTTCCTGCAATCCGTGCAGCTGCTTGCTGACTCTATCGTTGCTTTCAATGACAAGTGCGCTGTGGGGATCGAGCCGAATCTGGATCAGATCAAACATAACCTGGATAACTCGCTTATGCTGGTTACGGCGCTCAATCCTCATATCGGATATGAGAATGCAGCGAAGATTGCGAAGCTTGCGCATAAGGAAGGGTTGTCTCTGAAGGAGGCTGCATTACAGACAGGACTTCTTACAGAGGAACAATTCGATCAATACGTAGACCCGGCCAAAATGATTGCACCGAAGGCTTAA
- the uraH gene encoding hydroxyisourate hydrolase, producing MQPNAGRITTHVLDTSKGAPAAGMQIELYFIKGSGKEESNIQVAASWTNSEGRLDSPLLHDGKLTEGEYELRFHVDRYYAQSVHAEQNPVLWTVVPIRFAVLDARSHYHIPLLIAPGGYSTYRGS from the coding sequence ATGCAGCCAAACGCAGGCCGAATTACTACCCATGTGCTGGATACATCCAAAGGTGCTCCTGCCGCAGGGATGCAGATCGAACTGTATTTCATAAAAGGTTCGGGCAAAGAGGAGTCCAATATCCAAGTCGCAGCATCGTGGACCAACTCGGAAGGACGTCTGGATTCGCCTCTGCTTCATGATGGAAAGCTGACAGAGGGGGAATACGAACTGCGTTTCCATGTTGACCGATATTATGCACAAAGCGTTCATGCAGAACAGAACCCTGTTTTGTGGACAGTGGTGCCCATTCGTTTTGCCGTATTGGATGCCCGAAGTCATTATCATATTCCATTACTGATTGCTCCAGGGGGGTACAGCACATATCGGGGAAGCTGA
- a CDS encoding PucR family transcriptional regulator ligand-binding domain-containing protein — MQLTVQEALQVYPLSEAKLVAGGEGTSRMMKSVNVMDAPDIAEWIKSGEMLFTTAFMMKDSETDAIRLMRRLNERGCAGLGIKLGRFWQSIPDGIVEEADRLRLPLLELPFQFTFSDQMNALFRAEHERSHRLLHEVVRKQKKLMQFALQQQHHRNVFAEIALVLNYPIAVIGSRGHVLYGSDAMSDSAVTQGWPWRSVMHRVKWNQGSCHRVPIKQKDEEYGFLLVYTESALSLRAEEDLFQQAADVLAFYMDMTYREHINPTVQDEMRTLLTQYVDQKLTIQELMTLSENKGVHLFQGTYQCVLTTLEPNLFAEGKLLKQIHRELQYNPLMQFTSAQHFQLNEGILSIYSCPTGRDYGEELSAFLLNRFADVFTAQDVKGAPGPRFWISKMKHEPVSLREAYHECLDTRQLAHRFGMKDRALQFEMLEFAYVFQHVPEQIMENYCNKVLEPLLTRDGDPNQVLMNTLESFIENDGLINEAAKQLYVHRNTVTYRMEKIGSLLQMDFKKTNDLLKLKLVFTFRKFVQEKTPSVRVRM, encoded by the coding sequence ATGCAGCTTACCGTTCAAGAAGCTTTACAGGTATATCCGCTGTCCGAGGCCAAACTGGTTGCAGGCGGGGAAGGCACTTCACGAATGATGAAGTCTGTCAACGTCATGGACGCTCCTGATATTGCAGAGTGGATCAAATCTGGAGAGATGCTGTTTACAACTGCTTTTATGATGAAAGACAGTGAGACGGATGCGATCCGACTGATGCGGCGTCTGAATGAACGGGGATGTGCCGGTCTTGGCATCAAACTAGGACGCTTCTGGCAGTCCATCCCTGATGGTATTGTGGAGGAAGCTGACCGGCTTCGGCTGCCGCTGCTGGAGCTTCCGTTCCAATTTACTTTCTCCGATCAGATGAATGCCTTGTTTAGAGCGGAACATGAACGCAGTCATCGACTGCTGCACGAAGTGGTACGCAAACAGAAGAAACTGATGCAGTTTGCATTACAGCAGCAGCATCATCGTAATGTGTTTGCCGAAATAGCCCTAGTTCTCAACTATCCGATTGCAGTAATAGGTTCCCGCGGGCATGTACTCTATGGCAGTGATGCAATGTCAGACAGCGCAGTTACACAGGGGTGGCCCTGGAGGTCAGTGATGCACCGGGTGAAATGGAATCAGGGGAGCTGTCACCGTGTGCCAATCAAACAAAAGGACGAAGAGTACGGGTTCCTGCTCGTATACACAGAATCTGCCTTGTCTCTGCGTGCAGAGGAGGATTTGTTCCAGCAGGCGGCTGATGTACTCGCCTTCTATATGGATATGACTTACCGTGAGCACATCAATCCAACGGTTCAGGATGAGATGCGTACACTGCTTACCCAGTATGTGGACCAAAAATTGACGATACAGGAACTGATGACGTTAAGCGAAAATAAGGGTGTGCATCTCTTCCAGGGGACGTATCAGTGTGTGCTGACCACGCTTGAACCGAATCTCTTCGCAGAGGGCAAGCTGCTTAAACAGATTCATCGTGAGCTGCAGTACAATCCGCTGATGCAGTTTACATCTGCCCAGCATTTTCAATTGAATGAGGGAATCTTGTCCATCTACAGCTGTCCAACCGGCCGTGATTATGGGGAGGAGTTATCCGCTTTCCTGTTAAATCGGTTTGCTGACGTGTTCACCGCTCAAGACGTTAAGGGAGCACCGGGCCCGCGTTTCTGGATTAGTAAAATGAAGCACGAGCCCGTGTCGCTGCGCGAAGCGTACCATGAATGTCTCGACACACGTCAGCTGGCTCACAGGTTTGGCATGAAGGACCGTGCCCTGCAGTTTGAGATGTTGGAATTTGCGTATGTGTTCCAGCATGTGCCGGAGCAAATTATGGAGAATTACTGCAATAAAGTGCTTGAACCGCTGCTCACAAGAGATGGTGATCCCAATCAGGTACTTATGAACACATTGGAGTCATTTATTGAAAATGACGGGTTAATTAACGAAGCGGCCAAACAGCTCTATGTGCATCGCAACACGGTAACCTACCGTATGGAGAAAATCGGAAGTTTGCTGCAGATGGATTTCAAGAAGACCAACGATTTGCTTAAATTAAAACTGGTTTTCACCTTCCGTAAATTTGTGCAGGAGAAGACGCCTTCGGTCCGAGTTCGAATGTAA
- the uraD gene encoding 2-oxo-4-hydroxy-4-carboxy-5-ureidoimidazoline decarboxylase, translated as MSNLINLVNSWSKLQFEQTFGPLFEQSAWIAARSAVLRPFSSFEEMMQAMTRQVLASGQEEKLELLRKHPDLGARVSMSSSSVREQTGAGLDSLSLEQYNELQQLNRSYTAQFGFPFILAVKGHTAESILESMRDRQARSLQEEFETAFNEVFKIAEIRLQQWLKEQEQHTGLHGI; from the coding sequence ATGAGTAATCTGATAAATCTGGTTAACAGCTGGTCTAAACTCCAATTCGAACAGACATTTGGCCCTTTATTCGAACAATCCGCGTGGATTGCAGCACGCTCCGCCGTGCTTCGGCCGTTCTCTTCCTTCGAAGAGATGATGCAGGCTATGACACGACAGGTACTTGCCTCGGGCCAAGAAGAGAAGCTGGAACTGCTGCGCAAGCACCCGGATCTTGGAGCGAGAGTCAGTATGAGCAGCAGCTCAGTTCGGGAGCAGACCGGTGCCGGCCTTGATTCACTTTCACTTGAACAATATAACGAGCTGCAGCAGTTGAATCGCAGTTATACAGCGCAGTTTGGATTTCCTTTCATATTGGCGGTGAAGGGTCATACGGCCGAGTCCATTCTGGAATCGATGCGCGACCGACAGGCAAGGAGTCTGCAGGAGGAATTCGAGACCGCATTTAATGAGGTATTCAAAATAGCCGAGATCCGGCTGCAGCAGTGGCTTAAAGAGCAGGAACAGCATACAGGTCTTCATGGAATTTAA
- a CDS encoding CHASE3 domain-containing protein, with the protein MSKTRRFTIRSKIVLGYLVVVLLFGAVLLVLSAQINVLQKENDFISHHDLDVHNLTNAIEKNVLDMETGQRGYMLTGKESYLEPYDQGLSEWNSNYDQLYALISDNPTQQQRLQNIKSHITRWIEIAGERSVELKKEGDQSKVLAFFATDPGKNEIDLLRSQLADFRSTEIMLTEARVTDLAHRSSTLLTIMYTLWGLIAALSIAAALIVSRNIVSTLQEVKQTISDISSGGNLKQRIRVRTRDEVADLGHETNKLLDEVQEQNQIKDKLTGIAALLQNPTTLEGLSRLFLNELAVMLEIPYSVLYYWKDNRLLRVAAYAGEGEKERSLGKISLAPGEGLVGQSAVEQRVLRMNDLPQNYIRISSGLGYASANSLTVVPILFEGRTIAVVELASMKPIPERAMEWIKEIAVIFGVSLHSTVTRMELQHLYDESQVLNEELQAQSEKLQLQAEEMQSQTEELQMQTEELYMLNERLESQKGAAENAAQELEVVADQLRTSSGYKSEFLANMSHELRTPLNSMLILSEILAENKHHHLSSEEQNYAAVIHRSGKDLLHLINDILDLSKVEAGQMEVEFDDVYLDTLSEVMNQYFLKTAEQKKIDFRIQLQSPLPETIETDEMRLHQILRNLLSNAFKFTSEGEVALTISQMRLSDPDQAGRDTDVIAFSVSDTGIGIEESKLLQIFEAFKQADGATARKYGGTGLGLSISQSLASLLGGSISAASRPGQGSVFTLFLPLQREGAAVQEEPNSRLFLHEAAGSLVEKRSMSPSTQTEMDLKDGDMLLTPLEASLFSDRQILVVDDDIRNVYALANALERYGMNVVSAQNGTECLELLEQGTIKPDVILMDIMMPEMDGYETTRQIRERLGLTQIPIIALTAKAMKEDREKCISAGATDYLSKPLNVKDVLSRMKLWLNHTNEKMEI; encoded by the coding sequence TTGTCTAAAACGAGAAGATTTACGATACGCTCCAAAATTGTTTTGGGCTATCTTGTAGTGGTTCTTTTATTTGGTGCAGTTCTGCTGGTACTTTCGGCCCAAATTAATGTGCTGCAGAAGGAAAATGACTTTATCAGTCATCATGATCTGGATGTACATAATCTGACCAATGCGATTGAAAAGAATGTGCTGGATATGGAAACAGGGCAGCGTGGTTATATGCTTACCGGTAAGGAAAGTTATCTTGAACCTTATGATCAAGGGCTTTCTGAGTGGAATTCCAATTATGATCAGTTATATGCTCTCATCAGCGATAACCCGACACAGCAGCAGCGGCTGCAGAATATTAAGTCCCATATTACCCGCTGGATCGAGATTGCCGGTGAACGATCTGTAGAGCTGAAGAAGGAAGGGGACCAGAGCAAGGTTCTCGCTTTCTTTGCAACCGATCCAGGTAAAAACGAAATCGACCTGCTTCGTTCCCAGCTCGCCGACTTCCGCAGCACAGAGATTATGCTGACAGAAGCAAGGGTGACGGATTTGGCGCACCGCAGCTCAACGCTGCTGACAATCATGTATACCCTGTGGGGCTTAATCGCAGCACTATCCATTGCCGCCGCTTTGATTGTTTCACGCAATATTGTAAGCACGCTTCAAGAAGTGAAACAGACGATAAGTGATATTTCGAGCGGTGGAAACCTGAAACAGCGGATACGTGTGCGAACTCGGGATGAAGTGGCTGATCTCGGTCATGAAACGAATAAGCTGCTGGATGAAGTTCAGGAGCAAAATCAAATTAAGGACAAGCTTACCGGCATTGCTGCACTTTTGCAAAATCCAACGACACTGGAAGGGTTATCCCGTTTGTTCCTGAACGAGCTTGCTGTGATGCTGGAGATTCCGTACAGTGTGCTGTATTACTGGAAAGATAACCGACTGCTGCGTGTGGCTGCTTATGCAGGAGAGGGTGAGAAAGAACGTTCTCTCGGAAAAATATCACTTGCACCTGGCGAAGGGTTAGTGGGCCAAAGTGCGGTTGAGCAGCGAGTGCTGCGAATGAATGATTTACCCCAGAATTACATCCGGATCTCATCCGGGCTTGGTTATGCCTCGGCCAATTCACTCACCGTTGTACCGATCCTGTTTGAAGGCAGGACCATCGCTGTTGTTGAACTGGCCTCGATGAAACCTATACCGGAGCGAGCAATGGAATGGATTAAGGAAATAGCGGTTATTTTCGGTGTTTCACTGCATTCCACCGTTACACGGATGGAGCTGCAGCACCTTTACGATGAATCACAGGTCTTGAACGAAGAGCTGCAGGCGCAGTCGGAGAAGCTGCAGCTGCAGGCGGAGGAGATGCAGTCTCAGACAGAAGAACTGCAGATGCAGACGGAAGAACTCTATATGTTGAACGAACGTTTGGAAAGTCAGAAAGGCGCGGCTGAGAATGCAGCTCAGGAACTTGAAGTCGTTGCCGATCAGCTGCGGACCAGTTCGGGGTACAAGTCTGAATTTCTGGCGAATATGTCGCATGAACTGCGTACACCTCTCAACAGCATGCTGATTCTGTCCGAGATTTTGGCTGAGAATAAACATCATCATTTGAGCAGCGAAGAGCAAAATTATGCTGCCGTGATTCACAGATCAGGTAAAGATTTGCTTCACCTGATTAATGATATTCTTGATCTGTCCAAGGTTGAGGCGGGACAGATGGAAGTCGAATTCGATGATGTTTATCTCGATACGCTTTCCGAAGTGATGAATCAGTATTTCTTAAAGACGGCAGAGCAGAAAAAAATCGACTTTCGAATACAGCTGCAGAGTCCCCTTCCCGAAACGATTGAAACGGATGAGATGCGGCTGCATCAAATTCTCAGAAATTTGCTCTCGAATGCATTTAAGTTTACGAGCGAGGGTGAAGTTGCTTTGACCATCTCACAGATGCGATTGTCTGACCCTGATCAAGCAGGTCGGGATACAGATGTGATTGCTTTTTCTGTAAGTGATACCGGAATTGGCATTGAGGAGAGCAAACTGCTCCAGATTTTTGAAGCATTCAAACAGGCTGATGGTGCTACCGCACGTAAATACGGCGGTACGGGATTGGGGTTGTCCATCTCGCAGTCACTTGCTTCATTACTGGGCGGCTCCATATCAGCAGCAAGCCGACCCGGACAGGGGAGTGTGTTCACGCTGTTCCTTCCTCTGCAGAGAGAGGGTGCGGCTGTCCAGGAGGAACCAAACTCCAGACTTTTCCTTCATGAAGCGGCAGGATCATTGGTAGAAAAACGAAGCATGTCTCCCTCAACTCAGACTGAGATGGACTTGAAGGATGGGGATATGCTGCTGACTCCGCTTGAGGCATCATTATTCAGCGATCGTCAGATTCTGGTTGTTGATGACGATATCCGTAACGTTTATGCGCTGGCGAATGCACTGGAGCGATACGGCATGAATGTGGTTTCGGCTCAAAATGGCACGGAATGCCTGGAACTGCTGGAACAGGGAACAATTAAACCGGACGTTATTCTCATGGATATTATGATGCCGGAAATGGATGGATACGAAACAACCCGTCAGATTCGGGAGCGTCTCGGGCTGACACAAATTCCAATCATTGCGCTCACTGCAAAAGCGATGAAAGAGGACCGGGAGAAATGTATCTCCGCAGGAGCAACGGATTATCTCAGCAAACCGCTGAATGTCAAAGACGTACTGTCCCGGATGAAATTATGGCTGAATCACACGAATGAGAAGATGGAGATATAA